In Vibrio chagasii, the sequence AGCTCATTTATACTTGAAACAATCTTCTGAGACTGAAGACGCAGTACTACGTCACGATAATCTTCTTCATTGATCGCCTGTGAGATGCTCAGTAACTGATTCTCAGCATTCAGCACCGATTGTTCGAACTTGTCCCCTTTAACACTCGCAAGTACTTTTACTTCATGAGCAACGCTTCGTACGTGGTCCAACTCAAACTCTGCGGCTTTTACTGCGTCTTCGATAATCGACTTTTCACGAGGGCTCGCTTTGACCTGATTCTCAGCTAGTGTGATTTGTGCAGCGGCCTTAGCAAAAGTCAACGGTACGACATCGTCAAAGTCTTCATCTTCTAAGTACTCTAATTCGTCTTTAAGCGGTTCGATGTATTTCTTGTGTGCAACTTTCACTTCCAACAAGCGTGCATTATTAAGGAACTCAACTTGAGCTTCTTGAGCATCCTCTAGTTCATCGACTAACACATACTCAAATAGCTCGCTGTATTCTGAATACAATCGTTTGTAACTCGAAGCGAACATAGTGTCAGCACCAAGATATTTGAGGTAATCCATTTGCACGATCGAATCGGCAAGCACCCTATCCGCCTTTTCCTTAAGCACGAGAATCGCATCATAGTTTGATTTGATTAACGCAATCTTCTCATCGAAGGCTTCAGCGTAAGTTAAGCTCGAGAAGATTGAATAACTCTTAGTAAGACGCGTCTCGTCTTTGAGTAAATCGGCATAAATACTTTCCGCGTCTTCCCATGCGTCGAGAAGTTCATTGTAATTCTCTGGAGCATAAAGAGACAATTGAGCGTGGTTTTCCAGCTTTGACTGCCACTCTGTATAGACAACTTGTACAGAATGAAACGAACGGACCTCTACTGCAGATTCATTGTTGTTTGTGGTTTGACTTGCGTCTGTCTGCTCTGAGGGTGTGCTTTGACAACCTGAGATTGCAAATAGCATACTAATTACCAATGCTAATTTGTTCGCTCTCACTGATGCATTTCCTTTTTTGTACAATATTAGCCGAATGCAATATATTTCTAGTCACACAATATATTACAACCACTTAGCAATAAACATCATTCGCCATTTAAGTGGGCACAAATCACTCAATACAACCAAAATAAGTTCACCATACGACGATTAATCATTCAATTTGGTATCAGTTATCAAATCTATTTATTTGCTGTTGCCTGAGCCGAGAATGCGCACTAAGGTGAAGGTAGAGAACGTTATGAATATATAGGTTAATTATGAAGTACACCGCTGAACATATTGCTGATTTAAACCTCCTTCTTCAATTTGATGTAAGTAGCGCAGCTACGGGTATTAAAGTTCATCAAGAGGCTAGCCAAGAAACTCAAGACGCTGTTAAGCGCCTATTCGAAAAGAACCTTTGTACTCAACCAGACGGCGGTTACCTAACCGATGAAGGTATTGAGATGGCAGAGCGTGCAGACAAGCTGCTTCGCGTACTTAAATAAAGCGCGACTGTTATTGTAAAAACTCCACTTGCTTCGGCCGTGGAGTTTTTTCATTTTTGGCCAAAGGTTTGTTAGGCTTATTGTAAATCCATCAATTTCAGTTGTGAGGAACAGATGGCTTCTATATTTATTGTTGGTGCTGGATGGGTAGGCGCGCCTTTATCTGAACACCTAGAGAGACATGGTAACCGCGTCGTCGTCACTAAAACGACCCAAGCAGGTGCAGATACGATCGGCAGTGAACGTATTCCCTGCGAAGTATTCAGCTTTGATTCGTCAAACTCAGACCAAACCGTCGGACAACTCTATTCTTTACTGCTCGAACACAATACCGAGATCGTGATTGGGAGCTTCCCTCCTGGTTTTAGAAAAGGCGCTGGTAAAGAGTATGCCGACTATTGGCAGCTACTGACTAAAGCTTGTCAGCAAGCCAATGTTAAGAAGCTAATTATGGTCAGTTCAACAACGGTGTACCCAACTAAACCGGGTATCTTGTACGAGCATGACGCATCACTCGCGCTTGCAAACGGTGACAGCGATGATGCTTGCACATTTTCCGATAACGCGCGAATCATGCTTCAAGCTGAGCAGTCAGTGATAGATTCTAGTATTGATTACACCATTCTTCGCTTTAGTGGATTAATTGGCCCAAATCGCCACCCGTCGCGCTTTGCCAGTAAACTCAAACAAGTGAGTAACCAAGCCCCTGCGAATATGCTGCACCTTGATGATGCTATTGGCGCGGTTGACTTTGCGATTAGCCACCTGCATAACGAAATCGCAAATGTAACGACACCAAACACGGTAAGCAAAGCTGAGTTCTACGCTGCCGCTTTAAAAAGTGCCAACAGTAGTGAGCCACTTCCGCCTGTTGTTAATGAACCAGATAAACTGATTTCTTCGAAAAAGATCCTCGATTTAGGTTATTCATTTAAATTTGAATCCACATTGGACGCTCTTCATGACTAAGCCATCCTCAAAGAACCTACACCGCTCAATCGATACCCTTTGGAATTTCATGTCTATGGGACACAAGGTTGAGCCTTCAGATTGCATTTTTGTATTGTGCAGTAACGACACTCGCGTTGCTGAATATGCTGCTGAGCTTTATCAGCAAAAGGTCGCGCCTTATATCGTGTTTTCTGGAGGCGTCGGAAGATTTACTGAAGGCAGTTTTGAACGCTCAGAAGCTGAAACTTTTGCAGCCATTGCTAGAGACTGTGGCGTGCCTGATTCTAACATCGTCATCGAAAAGCACGCGACAAATACGGGAGAGAATGTCCGTTTCACACACGAGTTACTTACTGAGCTAGGATTATCTCCTAAAAGGCTGACCTTAGTGCAGAAGCCCTTTATGGAGAAGCGAACCTACGCGACCTTCAGCAAGCAATGGCCTGAAGACACAGCGGAAATAACAGTCACTTCCAAATGGCAGGACTGGGTCGATTACTTTAATGAGGAGTTGCCATTAGATATGGTGCTAGGCGCGTTGGTGGCCGATTTTGAACGCATCAAATCGTACCCCGCTAAAGGTTTCCAGATTGAAATGCCAATCCCTGAGGAAGTGGATCACGCCTATCAAGCGATCAAGAAGCTCGGCTTTGAATAGATAGCGATAACCAATGAGAAAACAAAAACGGTGGCACTAAGCCACCGTTTCTTTTTTATCACTTTGCCTTTCAGCTATTGCCACAGCACTTGAGACGCGTTTACTTACCTAGCGCTTCTTTGTAGTGAAGACGACACACAGACACGTATTTGTCGTTGCCACCTATTGCCACTTGATCACCCTCTGCAATCGCGACACCGTGCTCATCAGTACGAATTACCATATTCGCTTTGCGGCCACAGTGACAGATAGTTTTAAGCTCAACCAGTTTATCTGCCCAAGACAGCAAGTAACGGCTGCCTTCAAATAACTCACCTAGGAAATCGGTACGTAAACCGTAGCACAGTACAGGAATATGCAGTTTATCAACCACTTCTGTTAGCTGATATACCTGCTCTTTCGACAAGAATTGACACTCATCGATCAGTACACAGTGACGCTTTTCTTCCTCGTTCAGCTCGTTAATCGCTTCGAAAAGATTCGTGTCATTCTTAAAAAGCTGCGCTTCAGACTGCAGACCAATTCGAGAGCTCACTTTACCAATACCGTAGCGGTCATCGAGTGCCGCTGTAAAGATCACAGGCGTCATGCCGCGCTCTTGGTAGTTGAATGAAGATTGAAGAAGCGTTGTCGATTTACCCGCATTCATTGCTGAGTAGTAAAAATACATCTGAGCCACAGAAATATTCCTGTTTAATAAAGTTGAATATAGAAAAGATGAAATTAGAGAATTTTTGCTAGAAAAAAGGGCTGAAAATCAGCCCTTTTTTATAAGATTTACTTACGACGCCAAGTCGTACCTTCTGGGCCATCTTCCAGAACGATACCTAATTCGTTTAACTTATCACGTGCAAGGTCAGCATTTGCCCAATCCTTAGAAGCACGAGAGTCGTTGCGCAGTTTGATCAGAGCTTCGATTTCAGCCACTTCGTCATCATTACCAGCGGCATCACCTTGTAGGAAAGCTTCTGGGTCTTGGTGAAGAATACCGATAATATCCGCTAGTTCACGCATCAATGCGCCAAGTCCACTTGCTTTTTCAATGCTTTCTGTCTTGATGCGGTTGATTTCACGAGCCATTTCAAACAGCACTGAGTATGCTTCTGGCGTGTTGAAGTCATCGTTCATCGCAGTAGAGAAACGAGTTACGTACTCTTCACCACCAGCTGGTGCAGCAGTAAGATCTAGACCACGAAGTGAAGTGTATAGACGCTCAAGTGATGCACGAGCTTGGTTCAAGTTATCTTCGCTGTAGTTAAGTTGGCTACGGTAGTGACCAGACATTAGGAAGTAACGAACCGTTTCAGCATCGTAATGCGCCAGCACGTCACGAATAGTGAAGAAGTTACCTAGAGACTTAGACATCTTCTCTTTATCTACCATCACCATGCCACTGTGCATCCAAGTATTTACATACTGAGTGCCGTGTGCACAGCAAGATTGTGCGATCTCGTTCTCGTGGTGTGGGAACTGCAGATCCGAACCGCCACCGTGGATATCGAAGTGGTTGCCAAGAATAGACGAGTTCATTGCTGAACATTCAATGTGCCAACCTGGACGACCTGGACCCCATGGCGATTCCCATGTTGGTTCACCTGGCTTAGACATTTTCCAAAGAACGAAGTCTAATGGGCTACGTTTTGCTGATTCAACATCAACACGCGCACCAGCTTGAAGTTGCTCTAGGTCCTGCTTAGAAAGCTTACCGTACTCGTCAAACTTCTTAACTTCGAACATTACGTCGCCGTTGCTTGCTACGTAAGCAAAACCACGTTCAATCAGCTTTTCAACAAGCTCGATGATTTCTGTGATGAATTCCGTCGCACGAGGCTCAACATCTGGACGCTTCATGTTCAACGCATCGAAGTCAGCGTGCATTTCACCGATTAGGCGCTCAGTTAGAGAATCACAAGACTCGCCGTTTTCGTTCGCACGCTTAATGATTTTGTCGTCGATGTCTGTGATGTTGCGAACAAACGTTAGGTCATAACCTAAGTAACGCAGGTAGCGAGTCACAACGTCGAAAGAAACGAACGTACGGCCATGACCAATATGACAGAGATCGTAGATGGTTACCCCACAGACATACATGCCGACTTTGCCAGCTGTAATTGGTTTGAATTCCTCTTTCTGTCTTGTGAGTGTGTTATATATCTTTAGCATGATCTCTATCTATTTTATGGATTAATCAAAATAAGCTCGCAGTATAACAAGTCATACCTTAATAGGTAATACCTTTCACCATCAAATCAGCTAAACTCCTTGTTATCTATTGACGATTTCGTATTTTGAAACTCAATCAAACTAGGCTAGAATCGCCTTTCATATTAAAAAGACAGTAAGGTAACAATCATGATCATCCTTCACACAAATTTTGGTGACATCAAAGTTCAACTAAACGAAGAAAAAGCACCAGAAACAAGCGCAAACTTCCTACAGTATTGCCGTGACGGTTTCTACGACAACACACTATTCCACCGTGTTATCGATGGTTTCATGATTCAAGGCGGCGGCATGACTTCTGGCCTTAAAGAAAAAGCGACTCGCGCAACTATCAAGAACGAAGCAAACAACGGTCTAGCGAACAAAGTTGGTACGCTAGCAATGGCTCGTACTATGGAACCGCACTCAGCAAGCTCTCAGTTCTTCATCAACGTAAACGACAACTCTTTCCTTAACTTCCGTAGCGAAAGCCTAGACGGTTGGGGTTACTGTGTATTCGCAGAAGTTGTAGAAGGCATGGACGTAGTAAACAAGATCAAAGGTGTTAGCACTGGTTCTATGGGTATGCACCAAGACGTACCACTAGAAGAAGTGATCATCACTGGTACTACAATCGAAGCTTAATTACTTGCTTTCGGTTAGTATTAATAATTGATGAGCCGATAAAATCAGGATACAGGGAGCGAATCGCTCCCTTTTTTTAGACCTATGAAAACATATTTTATATCAGACCTTCACCTTGCTCCGTCACGCCAAGACATCACGGACTGCTTCCTAACCTTCATGAAGAATGAAGCGGTAGAAGCGGATGCACTCTATGTATTAGGTGATCTGTTTGAATTCTGGATTGGTGACGACGATAAGAGTGAATTCGCCAATTCTATTCGCCAAGCATTTATCGATTTGGTGGAAACTGGTGTCCCTTGTTACTTCACGCAAGGTAACCGTGACTTTTTGGTCGGCAAAAGATTTGCCAAGCAGACTGGTGTGCAGCTTCTAGACGAAGTAACGACTATCGATATCTACGGGCAAAAAGCCGTGGTATTGCATGGTGATACTCTATGTACTGAAGACGTAAAGTACCTCGCTTTCCGTGAGAAAGTACATCAACCTTGGCTACAGTGGATCTTCAACAGAATTCCATTCTTTATTAAAAAGAAAATCGTTTCAAAAGTTCAGTCTGATATTAAAGATGATAAGCAGACTAAGTCGCTAGACATCATGGATGTGACGCAGCAAGAGGTCGAAAACGTGATGGAGAAAAACAATGTTGATCTCATGATCCACGGCCATACCCATCGTCCAAACGTCCACACTTTTGATGCTAATAATTGCACTAAAACTCGTATCGTACTTGGTGATTGGTATACACAAGGCTCTGTACTGGTGTTTACTCCGCAAAGTTTTGAACTACAGAATCGAGCGTTTAGCAATAGCTTTCAACAACAGCCTTAAACTTTCAGTTTGATTATTATAGTGGGTCAGACTTTCTTAGATTGTGTATGGTAATTTCTAGTGAATTAGCTATTATCTCTCTATCTGAAATAAACCGAACACAGTACCAAGTTGAAATATTCATACGTAGCGCGTCAACCAATACTCGATGCAGACAAGAAAACCATAGGTTACGAGTTGCTATTCAGGGATGGTCCTAAAAACACTTTCCCTGAAGTAGAACCGGAACTCGCTACTAGTCGTTTGCTATCTGACCACTTCTTATCGACTCACTACAATACATTGGGTGATAAGCTTGGTTTCGTTAACTTCCCTTATGCAAGCCTAATCAACTTAGTCCCTACTCTGTTCCCCAAAGAAAGCTTAGTCGTTGAAGTTCTAGAAGACTGCGAACCAACTGACGAGTTACTTGAGGCGATCAAGACTATCTATGATGCTGGCTACACTATTGCATTAGATGACTTTGTGCCAAGTAAGGCTTGGAAGCGTTTCCTACCTTACGTATCGATTATCAAATTCGATATTCGCTTGGTCTCTATTGAAAAAGCTTCGATGTTCATGAGCTCAATGAAAGGGTTAGATATTAAGTTTCTTGCTGAAAAAGTAGAGACTTATGAGGAATATCAGGAAGCAAATAGAGCGGGTTTCAGCTACTTCCAAGGCTACTTTTTTAGCAAGCCAGAGATGATTCAGACTCGTGCACTCAACCCTGCTTTTTTAACTATCGTGCAACTGTTAAAAGAGATCGCTAACGATCCTATTGATTTTGGTGAAGTAGAACGACTGATCACCTTAGATGTTACGCTTTCGTACAAGCTGCTTACCTACGTAAACTCGGCAGGTGGCTCAGCGACGACCATTCGCTCTTTCCGACAAGCATTAGTTTATCTGGGAGAGCAGAAGCTGCGTAAATTTGTCTCTCTTGTTGCGATTGCGTCCGCGAAGGAAGACAAACCTGACTCACTTTACGGCTTAGCTGTCATTCGCGCTCGCCAGTGTGAACTGTTAGTCGAAAAGATGAACGTTAAAGTGGAGCCGGGACAAGCTTTCTTAACCGGTATGTTCTCACTATTAGATTCATTATTCGATCAACCGTTAAAACAGGTACTGGATTCTGTGCCAATTGACGAAGAGATAAAACAAGCACTAATACTGCGCAAAGGTGTATTAGGTGCGGTCTTAGCCATGGTTGTTGCTTATGAACAAGCTCGATGGGAAGAAGCGACTCGCATTCGTAAACTCCTCAAGCTCAGTGAGGCTCAACTCGGTCTCGCCTATGACGAAGCAACAGCTTGGGCGCAAGATTTGTTAGCTCCAGCTTAATCAACCATTGGCTTGATAGAAACGTCCTCTTTAGTGGACCTTGATTTCTTGTTAAACTCCAACGCATTCATTTATGGCCTCTTATTTAGAGGCCATTTTTACAGGATCTGACTATGTCTTTATGCCCATGTGGTAGCAACAATACTTACCCTCAGTGCTGTGAATCAGCACACCTTGATCACAGCTCCGTTGAAACGCCAGAGCAGTTGATGCGCTCGCGTTATTCCGCGCATGTTTTAGGGTTAGTCGATTATGTGGTTGCGACCTACCACCCTAGCTGTAATGCTGAAGCACAAAGAGAAGGTATTGCTGATTCGATCAACAATGATTGGGCAGGCCTAGAAGTTATCGACACAGCTGCTGGTTCCCACGAAAACGAAGGCTATGTTGAATTTAAAGCCTATTTTAATGAAGGTGGCGCGCAATACTGCATGCAAGAACGCTCTCGTTTCATTCGTGAAAACGGCCTTTGGTTCTATATCGATGGTGAGTTTCCAGAACAAAGTCAACCTGAGCCTGAGATTGACCCTCGACTAAACCAAACCGTAGAAAGCTTTAAGATCGGCCGCAATGACCCGTGTATTTGTGGCAGCGGTAAGAAATACAAGAAGTGCTGCGGCTAACTCGTACGCATAGGAAGCAGATTAGAAGAAGAGATTCCTGATGTCGCTTAGGCTCCTCGGAATGACGAGGCCTAAATGTGAAAGAGACACCGGATAGAGCACTAAAAAAGCCCCGTAAACGCTATGTTTACGGGGCTTTTACTTGTCCAGATGTATCTTAAAGATTACTTATGGCGCTCTTTTAGCTTATTCACCACATCGTTCATCGATAGACCTTGGTCTTGCAATAGAACCATTAGGTGATAGATCAAGTCTGCTGATTCACAGACTAGCTCCGCCTTATCGCCCGACGTCGCCGCAAGCGCGACTTCAACGCCTTCTTCGCCCACTTTTTGCGATATACGCTTGGTGCCACGGGCGTATAAGCTGGCAGTGTAAGAAGAGTCAGGATCTGCGTCCTTGCGGGCAGCCAGTAGCTGCTCAAGTTGATGAAGCCACACCATCTGAGACTCTTCCTGTGGATCAGAATCCCAGCATGTTGTCGTACCCAAGTGACACGTAGGACCAATTGGGTTCACTTTGACTAGCAAGGTATCGTTGTCGCAGTCCAGTGACATATTCACCAGTTGCAGAATATTTCCTGAAGTCTCACCTTTAGTCCAAAGGCGCTCTTTAGTACGAGAGAAGAAGGTCACTTGACCTGTTTCGCCCGTCTTTGCTAACGCATCTTGGTTCATGTAACCCATCATCAGCACTTGGCTTGACTGGAAATCTTGTACAATCGCAGGAACGAGACCGTCGACTTTATCCCAATTGATACGTTCAGCTAGCGTATTTACTTCTGTCGCTGCAAAACTCATAGACGCACCTCTACACCTTGTTGTTTTAGATACTGCTTTAATTCACCAATATTGATGACTTGTTTGTGGAATACCGAAGCCGCAAGCGCCCCATCCACATTAGTTTTGTTGTAAGCTTCTGCGAAGTGCTCCATTGCACCTGCACCACCCGACGCAATCAATGGAACGTTACATACTTCACGCACCATGTTCAGTTGCTCAAGGTCATAGCCGTTACGAACGCCATCTTGGTTCATCATGTTCAACACAATTTCACCAGCGCCACGTTTTTGTACTTCCTGCACCCAATCTTTGGTTTCCCATTTGGTTGCTTTAGTACGCGCTTCATCGCCAGTGAATTGATAAACCTGGTACTTACCGGTTTCTTTATCGAAGTATGAGTCGATACCAACAACGATACACTGCACACCGAATTTATCAGCCAGGTCAGTGATCAATTGAGGGTTAGCCAGTGCTGGTGAGTTAATGGATACTTTGTCGGCTCCAAATTCTAAAATACGCGCAGCATCTTCAGCCGACTTAATACCACCAGCGACACAGAAAGGAATATCAATCACCTCTGCAACACGCTTTACCCAACTCTTATCAACAACACGGCCATCACTTGATGCCGTGATATCGTAAAATACTAATTCATCCGCCCCCTCTTCCGCATAACGCTGTGCTAGCGGAACGATGTCGCCAATGATTTCGTGGTTGCGGAACTGAACGCCCTTAACCACTTGTCCGTCACGGACATCCAAACAAGGGATTATTCGCTTTGCCAGCATGCAAATGCCTCCTCTGCGGTGAACTTACCATCAAGTAGCGCACGACCCACAATCACACCAGCCACACCGCTACCTTTTAGAGCTTCGATGTCTGCTAGGCTGCCAATGCCGCCCGATGATTGGAACTGAACCTGCGGGTACTGCTTACAAAGATCCACGTAAAGCTCTACGTTTGATCCTTCTAGCGTGCCATCACGAGAGATATCAGTACACAGAACGTGCTTAAGGCCAACGGTCAGGTAGTCCTCAATTAGCGCTTCAATAGTCACACCTGAATCTTCCTGCCAGCCTGAAATCGCCACTTTGCGAGTGCCGTTTTCGTCAATGTTGATATCCAGAGCAAGAACGACTTTTTCAGCGCCGTACTTTTCCATCCAACCTTTAACAAGCTCTGGCTGTTTAACTGCCGTTGAACCAACAACAACACGTTGTGCTCCGGCTTCGAGTAGATCAATCACATCTTGCTCATTACGCACACCGCCGCCAATTTGAATGTTAGCTGGCGTGCTATCAAGTAGCTTAGCGATCAAGTCTAACTGGCGAGCTGTCGTGTCTTTTGCACCTGTTAAATCAACAAGGTGCAACCAGCCAGCACCAGCTTGGTGATATAGGTTGAACTGCTCTGCTGGGTCTACTTTGTATTCTGTTACTTGACCGTAGTCCCCTTGGAATAAGCGAACTACTTGGC encodes:
- a CDS encoding EAL domain-containing protein, encoding MKYSYVARQPILDADKKTIGYELLFRDGPKNTFPEVEPELATSRLLSDHFLSTHYNTLGDKLGFVNFPYASLINLVPTLFPKESLVVEVLEDCEPTDELLEAIKTIYDAGYTIALDDFVPSKAWKRFLPYVSIIKFDIRLVSIEKASMFMSSMKGLDIKFLAEKVETYEEYQEANRAGFSYFQGYFFSKPEMIQTRALNPAFLTIVQLLKEIANDPIDFGEVERLITLDVTLSYKLLTYVNSAGGSATTIRSFRQALVYLGEQKLRKFVSLVAIASAKEDKPDSLYGLAVIRARQCELLVEKMNVKVEPGQAFLTGMFSLLDSLFDQPLKQVLDSVPIDEEIKQALILRKGVLGAVLAMVVAYEQARWEEATRIRKLLKLSEAQLGLAYDEATAWAQDLLAPA
- a CDS encoding YdcF family protein, whose translation is MTKPSSKNLHRSIDTLWNFMSMGHKVEPSDCIFVLCSNDTRVAEYAAELYQQKVAPYIVFSGGVGRFTEGSFERSEAETFAAIARDCGVPDSNIVIEKHATNTGENVRFTHELLTELGLSPKRLTLVQKPFMEKRTYATFSKQWPEDTAEITVTSKWQDWVDYFNEELPLDMVLGALVADFERIKSYPAKGFQIEMPIPEEVDHAYQAIKKLGFE
- the cysS gene encoding cysteine--tRNA ligase; the protein is MLKIYNTLTRQKEEFKPITAGKVGMYVCGVTIYDLCHIGHGRTFVSFDVVTRYLRYLGYDLTFVRNITDIDDKIIKRANENGESCDSLTERLIGEMHADFDALNMKRPDVEPRATEFITEIIELVEKLIERGFAYVASNGDVMFEVKKFDEYGKLSKQDLEQLQAGARVDVESAKRSPLDFVLWKMSKPGEPTWESPWGPGRPGWHIECSAMNSSILGNHFDIHGGGSDLQFPHHENEIAQSCCAHGTQYVNTWMHSGMVMVDKEKMSKSLGNFFTIRDVLAHYDAETVRYFLMSGHYRSQLNYSEDNLNQARASLERLYTSLRGLDLTAAPAGGEEYVTRFSTAMNDDFNTPEAYSVLFEMAREINRIKTESIEKASGLGALMRELADIIGILHQDPEAFLQGDAAGNDDEVAEIEALIKLRNDSRASKDWANADLARDKLNELGIVLEDGPEGTTWRRK
- the hisA gene encoding 1-(5-phosphoribosyl)-5-[(5-phosphoribosylamino)methylideneamino]imidazole-4-carboxamide isomerase, whose product is MIIPALDLIEGQVVRLFQGDYGQVTEYKVDPAEQFNLYHQAGAGWLHLVDLTGAKDTTARQLDLIAKLLDSTPANIQIGGGVRNEQDVIDLLEAGAQRVVVGSTAVKQPELVKGWMEKYGAEKVVLALDINIDENGTRKVAISGWQEDSGVTIEALIEDYLTVGLKHVLCTDISRDGTLEGSNVELYVDLCKQYPQVQFQSSGGIGSLADIEALKGSGVAGVIVGRALLDGKFTAEEAFACWQSE
- a CDS encoding YchJ family protein, whose amino-acid sequence is MSLCPCGSNNTYPQCCESAHLDHSSVETPEQLMRSRYSAHVLGLVDYVVATYHPSCNAEAQREGIADSINNDWAGLEVIDTAAGSHENEGYVEFKAYFNEGGAQYCMQERSRFIRENGLWFYIDGEFPEQSQPEPEIDPRLNQTVESFKIGRNDPCICGSGKKYKKCCG
- the hisF gene encoding imidazole glycerol phosphate synthase subunit HisF — encoded protein: MLAKRIIPCLDVRDGQVVKGVQFRNHEIIGDIVPLAQRYAEEGADELVFYDITASSDGRVVDKSWVKRVAEVIDIPFCVAGGIKSAEDAARILEFGADKVSINSPALANPQLITDLADKFGVQCIVVGIDSYFDKETGKYQVYQFTGDEARTKATKWETKDWVQEVQKRGAGEIVLNMMNQDGVRNGYDLEQLNMVREVCNVPLIASGGAGAMEHFAEAYNKTNVDGALAASVFHKQVINIGELKQYLKQQGVEVRL
- a CDS encoding TIGR02647 family protein: MKYTAEHIADLNLLLQFDVSSAATGIKVHQEASQETQDAVKRLFEKNLCTQPDGGYLTDEGIEMAERADKLLRVLK
- a CDS encoding thymidine kinase — protein: MAQMYFYYSAMNAGKSTTLLQSSFNYQERGMTPVIFTAALDDRYGIGKVSSRIGLQSEAQLFKNDTNLFEAINELNEEEKRHCVLIDECQFLSKEQVYQLTEVVDKLHIPVLCYGLRTDFLGELFEGSRYLLSWADKLVELKTICHCGRKANMVIRTDEHGVAIAEGDQVAIGGNDKYVSVCRLHYKEALGK
- a CDS encoding NAD(P)H-binding protein, coding for MASIFIVGAGWVGAPLSEHLERHGNRVVVTKTTQAGADTIGSERIPCEVFSFDSSNSDQTVGQLYSLLLEHNTEIVIGSFPPGFRKGAGKEYADYWQLLTKACQQANVKKLIMVSSTTVYPTKPGILYEHDASLALANGDSDDACTFSDNARIMLQAEQSVIDSSIDYTILRFSGLIGPNRHPSRFASKLKQVSNQAPANMLHLDDAIGAVDFAISHLHNEIANVTTPNTVSKAEFYAAALKSANSSEPLPPVVNEPDKLISSKKILDLGYSFKFESTLDALHD
- a CDS encoding peptidylprolyl isomerase, with protein sequence MIILHTNFGDIKVQLNEEKAPETSANFLQYCRDGFYDNTLFHRVIDGFMIQGGGMTSGLKEKATRATIKNEANNGLANKVGTLAMARTMEPHSASSQFFINVNDNSFLNFRSESLDGWGYCVFAEVVEGMDVVNKIKGVSTGSMGMHQDVPLEEVIITGTTIEA
- the hisIE gene encoding bifunctional phosphoribosyl-AMP cyclohydrolase/phosphoribosyl-ATP diphosphatase HisIE, with translation MSFAATEVNTLAERINWDKVDGLVPAIVQDFQSSQVLMMGYMNQDALAKTGETGQVTFFSRTKERLWTKGETSGNILQLVNMSLDCDNDTLLVKVNPIGPTCHLGTTTCWDSDPQEESQMVWLHQLEQLLAARKDADPDSSYTASLYARGTKRISQKVGEEGVEVALAATSGDKAELVCESADLIYHLMVLLQDQGLSMNDVVNKLKERHK
- a CDS encoding ATPase, with product MRANKLALVISMLFAISGCQSTPSEQTDASQTTNNNESAVEVRSFHSVQVVYTEWQSKLENHAQLSLYAPENYNELLDAWEDAESIYADLLKDETRLTKSYSIFSSLTYAEAFDEKIALIKSNYDAILVLKEKADRVLADSIVQMDYLKYLGADTMFASSYKRLYSEYSELFEYVLVDELEDAQEAQVEFLNNARLLEVKVAHKKYIEPLKDELEYLEDEDFDDVVPLTFAKAAAQITLAENQVKASPREKSIIEDAVKAAEFELDHVRSVAHEVKVLASVKGDKFEQSVLNAENQLLSISQAINEEDYRDVVLRLQSQKIVSSINELKSSDMTAMLKSEIESLTGQLAQLERENQLQAQQLSEATKRSELLDEQVAKSDAHIKSLEELVDSLKTLGGKVANESDSELTPTNTESDLEDTRLESVSDEVVDPSV
- the lpxH gene encoding UDP-2,3-diacylglucosamine diphosphatase, coding for MKTYFISDLHLAPSRQDITDCFLTFMKNEAVEADALYVLGDLFEFWIGDDDKSEFANSIRQAFIDLVETGVPCYFTQGNRDFLVGKRFAKQTGVQLLDEVTTIDIYGQKAVVLHGDTLCTEDVKYLAFREKVHQPWLQWIFNRIPFFIKKKIVSKVQSDIKDDKQTKSLDIMDVTQQEVENVMEKNNVDLMIHGHTHRPNVHTFDANNCTKTRIVLGDWYTQGSVLVFTPQSFELQNRAFSNSFQQQP